A region from the Curtobacterium sp. MCBA15_012 genome encodes:
- a CDS encoding HTTM domain-containing protein: protein MTAIVDRIIRWLSDRPHSPTAVCLLRATVGLVSVAFYVTGYAERRFLFGPDGLYGADMTRALLAERGAVSLYMVSDSPAWFEAVFHTGLALAVLVTVGVGGRVLLGLHGAFIWSLYMTNPTLMDGGDNLVVLVIPFLLLTRCYDRIAVPSKPRRGAPTIGTSVAHNTGLLLIAAQVCIVYLLAGLYKVQGQLWQDGTALYYILRVPEFFWPEVTPLLFHFGWALVVAAYATVLVSVFFPAFVLFRAGRPIAVSAMVVFHAGIALLMNLTSFALVMIALDLVFVDAHAERMTRRAVLVVRTATRAVTRTIRKVHREPVPSFEE, encoded by the coding sequence GTGACCGCGATCGTCGATCGCATCATCCGTTGGTTGAGTGACCGACCGCATTCGCCCACTGCGGTTTGTCTCCTCAGGGCCACGGTCGGCCTCGTCTCCGTGGCGTTCTACGTCACGGGATACGCTGAGCGGCGCTTCTTGTTCGGACCGGACGGCCTGTACGGCGCGGACATGACACGTGCCCTCCTCGCCGAACGCGGCGCAGTCAGCCTGTACATGGTGAGCGATTCCCCAGCCTGGTTCGAGGCCGTCTTCCACACAGGTCTTGCGCTCGCCGTCCTGGTCACGGTCGGCGTCGGTGGTCGCGTCTTGCTCGGATTGCACGGCGCCTTCATCTGGTCGTTGTACATGACGAATCCCACGCTCATGGACGGCGGAGACAACCTCGTCGTCCTGGTGATCCCCTTCCTCCTGCTCACCAGGTGCTACGACCGGATCGCGGTGCCATCGAAGCCGAGGCGCGGCGCGCCCACGATCGGGACATCCGTCGCCCACAACACCGGGCTGCTCCTCATCGCCGCGCAGGTCTGCATCGTCTACCTCCTCGCCGGTCTCTACAAGGTCCAGGGCCAGCTGTGGCAAGACGGCACAGCGCTCTACTACATCCTCCGAGTACCAGAGTTCTTCTGGCCGGAGGTCACTCCGCTCCTCTTCCACTTCGGTTGGGCCCTCGTCGTTGCCGCTTACGCGACCGTGCTGGTGTCCGTCTTCTTCCCCGCTTTCGTACTGTTCCGGGCCGGGCGGCCGATCGCCGTCTCCGCGATGGTCGTGTTCCATGCCGGGATAGCGCTGCTCATGAACCTCACGTCGTTCGCACTCGTGATGATCGCCCTCGACCTCGTCTTCGTCGATGCACATGCCGAGCGGATGACCCGCCGGGCCGTGCTGGTGGTTCGAACAGCCACGCGCGCGGTCACGCGGACGATCAGGAAGGTGCACCGTGAACCTGTTCCGTCGTTCGAGGAATGA
- a CDS encoding serine hydrolase, which translates to MNLFRRSRNDTGAWIAGKVDATGHLEMLRDHVEPYAPERLVEWGSITKAVTATAVRIAVDRGLIEDGHEVARVVPRLTGAHFSVDEVLRHRSGLPRMAHPIRAFFQRDPYADVVGRRLDPAVVTPLLRRGDLLYSNLGYAVLGEVLDEVTGDWWAWATDEVLRPAGVKTAVLHPPPRDRVLPRDRGGRALTPWSVGAGPYAAAGGVWSTFDDLCSFLSTALLTSGTPPGWQRAPGADVINGATRHSRACAIRPLDGTQVVVAHGLGLGTRLERMTVELLKEMRSGGTHRP; encoded by the coding sequence GTGAACCTGTTCCGTCGTTCGAGGAATGACACAGGGGCCTGGATCGCCGGCAAGGTGGACGCGACCGGTCATCTGGAGATGCTGCGCGACCACGTCGAGCCGTACGCTCCCGAGCGCCTGGTCGAGTGGGGCAGCATCACGAAGGCGGTCACGGCGACCGCCGTGCGGATCGCTGTCGACCGGGGTCTGATCGAGGACGGCCACGAGGTCGCTCGGGTGGTCCCCCGACTGACGGGAGCGCACTTCTCCGTCGACGAGGTTCTCCGTCATCGTTCGGGCCTGCCTCGCATGGCCCACCCGATCAGAGCGTTCTTCCAGCGCGACCCGTACGCCGACGTGGTCGGACGCCGCCTCGACCCGGCGGTCGTGACGCCGTTGCTCCGCCGAGGCGACCTCCTCTACTCCAACCTCGGGTACGCCGTCCTCGGCGAGGTCCTCGACGAGGTGACCGGCGACTGGTGGGCGTGGGCCACCGACGAAGTCCTCCGTCCAGCGGGAGTCAAGACCGCGGTACTCCACCCTCCGCCGAGGGATCGCGTGCTGCCGCGGGACCGCGGCGGCCGCGCACTCACGCCATGGTCCGTCGGTGCGGGACCGTACGCCGCAGCCGGCGGTGTCTGGTCGACGTTCGACGACCTGTGCTCGTTCCTCAGCACCGCGTTGCTGACCTCGGGGACGCCGCCCGGCTGGCAACGAGCGCCGGGAGCCGACGTGATCAACGGCGCGACCCGCCACAGCCGAGCGTGCGCGATCAGACCGCTCGACGGGACTCAAGTCGTGGTCGCTCATGGCCTCGGTCTCGGCACGCGGCTGGAGCGGATGACGGTGGAACTCCTGAAGGAGATGCGCTCCGGAGGCACGCACCGTCCCTGA
- a CDS encoding glycoside hydrolase family 16 protein, with protein sequence MRNRTVRVVLTTALLASALVAAPLAQAPDHAEAATPPKRAGTFVQTFREDFTTPAAANGRFAARYQDSWQPYPDGMGDGKYWSGSQVSAHDGVLDVTLSGSRGAAGTFGTKRGAWSNVGGSFSVRAKAVGADGNGAAFILWPTSNVWSEGELDFPEGDFDAEPWAHHHSMTPGNEVQAVSAGTGVSWRQWHTYTIQWIPGKSVTYLVDGRVLQTVTRDVPTTPHRFMFQTGNWGKAGHLTIDWVSMSAYRP encoded by the coding sequence ATGCGCAACCGTACCGTCCGGGTGGTCCTCACCACCGCCCTCCTCGCCTCGGCGCTCGTCGCCGCTCCCCTCGCCCAGGCGCCCGACCACGCGGAGGCGGCCACCCCGCCGAAGCGCGCCGGCACGTTCGTCCAGACGTTCCGCGAGGACTTCACCACCCCGGCGGCGGCGAACGGCCGGTTCGCTGCGCGGTACCAGGACTCCTGGCAGCCCTACCCCGACGGCATGGGCGACGGGAAGTACTGGTCCGGCTCGCAGGTGAGCGCGCACGACGGCGTGCTCGACGTCACGCTGAGCGGGTCGCGCGGTGCTGCCGGCACGTTCGGCACGAAGCGCGGAGCCTGGTCGAACGTCGGCGGCTCGTTCAGCGTGCGGGCGAAGGCGGTCGGCGCGGACGGGAACGGCGCGGCGTTCATCCTGTGGCCGACGTCGAACGTCTGGTCCGAGGGCGAGCTCGACTTCCCCGAGGGCGACTTCGACGCGGAGCCGTGGGCCCACCACCACTCGATGACCCCGGGCAACGAGGTCCAGGCCGTCAGCGCCGGCACCGGCGTCTCGTGGCGGCAGTGGCACACCTACACGATCCAGTGGATCCCGGGGAAGAGCGTCACGTACCTCGTCGACGGTCGGGTGCTGCAGACCGTGACCCGCGACGTGCCGACGACGCCGCACCGCTTCATGTTCCAGACCGGGAACTGGGGCAAGGCGGGGCACCTCACCATCGACTGGGTGTCGATGTCGGCCTACCGCCCCTAG
- the tsaE gene encoding tRNA (adenosine(37)-N6)-threonylcarbamoyltransferase complex ATPase subunit type 1 TsaE, which yields MLDTTVSTTDETTALGARLAAVLRAGDLVVLTGPLGAGKTTLTRGLGAALGARGQVSSPTFVLARTHPTTAGPDLVHVDAYRLSDPLELDDLDLDWDGSIVVVEWGRGFVDGVSDAVLEIEITRATGGAAPAGHDGPEAEATDPDDVPDEPRRVVVTATGARWADTTL from the coding sequence CTGCTCGACACCACGGTCTCGACGACCGACGAGACGACCGCGCTCGGTGCCCGGCTCGCCGCGGTGCTCCGGGCCGGCGACCTGGTCGTCCTGACCGGACCGCTCGGGGCGGGCAAGACCACCCTCACGCGCGGCCTCGGCGCCGCACTCGGCGCTCGTGGCCAGGTGTCGAGCCCGACGTTCGTGCTCGCCCGGACCCACCCGACGACGGCCGGCCCGGACCTGGTGCACGTGGACGCCTACCGACTGTCCGACCCGCTCGAGCTCGACGACCTCGACCTCGACTGGGACGGCTCGATCGTCGTGGTCGAGTGGGGGCGCGGCTTCGTCGACGGCGTCTCGGACGCGGTGCTCGAAATCGAGATCACCCGGGCCACCGGCGGAGCGGCCCCGGCCGGCCACGACGGACCCGAGGCCGAGGCCACCGACCCGGACGACGTGCCCGACGAGCCGCGTCGCGTGGTCGTCACCGCGACCGGTGCCCGGTGGGCGGACACCACGCTCTGA
- the alr gene encoding alanine racemase — MNAPLRRARIDLDAYRSNLDLVRGWMEPVEVMAIMKADAYGHGLEPIALAAVDAGVRWIGVLTVPDALRLRAIGVGEDVHLFTWQHDPALDFRDAIDSAVDLGVSNAAELQRVVDAVDQRPARVHLGVDSGLHRDGATPDAWPALVALAVDAQRAGRIEVVAAYTHLAESSDDDDSAAVAVFDAAVAQAEDLGLDVPLEHVAASLAGLERKEFRKDMVRMGANLFGIPGADGVSAADLGLEPVMTLTASVAKTKRVPVDTGVSYDYTYRTARETTLALVPVGYADGVPRRAQGRVEVTIAGRRYPVAGRVAMDQFLVDVGDDDVRVGDTVVLFGTGEHDEMTVIEWGEALGTIGEEITCRIGARVPREYEGHEVEGRVGSWLRGEQP; from the coding sequence GTGAACGCGCCGCTGCGACGGGCCCGGATCGACCTCGACGCCTACCGCTCGAACCTCGACCTGGTCCGGGGCTGGATGGAGCCGGTCGAGGTGATGGCGATCATGAAGGCCGACGCCTACGGACACGGCCTCGAACCGATCGCCCTCGCGGCCGTCGACGCCGGTGTCCGGTGGATCGGCGTGCTCACGGTCCCCGACGCGCTGCGCCTGCGCGCGATCGGCGTCGGCGAGGACGTCCACCTGTTCACGTGGCAGCACGACCCCGCACTCGACTTCCGCGACGCGATCGACTCCGCGGTGGACCTCGGCGTCTCGAACGCGGCCGAGCTCCAGCGGGTCGTCGACGCCGTCGACCAGCGTCCGGCCCGGGTCCACCTCGGGGTCGACTCCGGCCTGCACCGCGACGGTGCGACCCCGGACGCCTGGCCCGCGCTCGTCGCGCTCGCCGTCGACGCGCAGCGTGCCGGTCGCATCGAGGTCGTCGCCGCGTACACGCACCTCGCCGAGTCGTCGGACGACGACGACAGCGCGGCCGTCGCGGTCTTCGACGCCGCGGTCGCACAGGCCGAGGACCTCGGGCTCGACGTGCCGTTGGAGCACGTCGCCGCGTCCCTGGCCGGGCTCGAGCGCAAGGAGTTCCGCAAGGACATGGTCCGGATGGGGGCGAACCTGTTCGGCATCCCCGGTGCGGACGGCGTCTCGGCGGCCGACCTCGGGCTCGAGCCGGTGATGACCCTGACGGCCTCGGTCGCGAAGACCAAGCGCGTCCCGGTCGACACCGGCGTCTCCTACGACTACACCTACCGCACCGCGCGGGAGACCACGCTGGCGCTCGTCCCGGTCGGGTACGCCGACGGGGTGCCGCGTCGCGCGCAGGGGCGGGTCGAGGTGACGATCGCCGGACGCCGGTACCCGGTCGCCGGTCGCGTCGCGATGGACCAGTTCCTCGTCGACGTCGGCGACGACGACGTGCGCGTCGGGGACACCGTCGTGCTCTTCGGCACGGGGGAGCACGACGAGATGACCGTCATCGAGTGGGGCGAGGCGCTCGGCACCATCGGTGAGGAGATCACCTGCCGCATCGGTGCCCGGGTGCCGCGCGAGTACGAGGGGCACGAGGTCGAGGGCCGGGTCGGCTCGTGGCTGCGGGGGGAGCAGCCGTGA
- the alr gene encoding alanine racemase, whose translation MSAYTGITVSREALIANYATVADRVAPAGVIAVVKANGYGHGALDAARAFVDAGAEWLGVADLDEGIALRQAGVDRHVRILAWLHAPDEDFRRAAQYDVTPAVSSVEQLAAAADSEVPAVHLCVDTGLSRNGAVESEWAELFAVAGRIRQQGGRTRVEGLMSHLSNASRADDLDQDAALRRALDGLAANGVVPDVVHLAASAAGIAVPETRHDAARVGLALYGLSPFADRTSADLGLRPAMRVTAAVLRTVQVPAGDGVSYGYTWRAATDTRLAVIGLGYSDGFDRDFGNHVSVRIGDRRFPVVGRVAMNAVHIDIGDADVQVGDEVVLWGDPADGDPAVEEWATAIGTINYEVVARVGRSVERRTT comes from the coding sequence ATGAGCGCGTACACGGGCATCACGGTCTCCCGCGAGGCGCTCATCGCCAACTACGCGACCGTCGCCGACCGGGTCGCACCGGCGGGGGTCATCGCGGTCGTCAAGGCGAACGGCTACGGCCACGGGGCCCTCGACGCCGCGCGGGCCTTCGTCGACGCGGGCGCGGAGTGGCTCGGCGTCGCCGACCTCGACGAGGGCATCGCGCTCCGCCAGGCCGGGGTCGACCGGCACGTGCGGATCCTCGCGTGGTTGCACGCCCCCGACGAGGACTTCCGGCGCGCGGCACAGTACGACGTCACCCCCGCGGTGTCGAGCGTCGAGCAGCTCGCCGCCGCAGCCGACTCCGAGGTCCCCGCCGTGCACCTGTGCGTCGACACCGGGCTGAGCCGGAACGGTGCGGTCGAGTCCGAGTGGGCCGAGCTCTTCGCGGTGGCGGGACGGATCCGGCAGCAGGGCGGGCGGACACGGGTCGAGGGACTCATGTCGCACCTGTCGAACGCGTCACGCGCCGACGACCTCGACCAGGACGCCGCCCTGCGGCGCGCGCTCGACGGACTCGCGGCCAACGGTGTCGTCCCGGACGTGGTGCACCTGGCCGCGAGTGCCGCGGGCATCGCCGTCCCCGAGACCCGGCACGACGCCGCCCGGGTCGGTCTCGCGCTGTACGGCCTGAGCCCCTTCGCCGACCGGACCTCGGCCGACCTCGGCCTGCGCCCCGCCATGCGCGTGACCGCCGCGGTGCTCCGGACGGTCCAGGTGCCGGCGGGCGACGGGGTGAGCTACGGCTACACCTGGCGGGCGGCGACCGACACCCGGCTCGCGGTGATCGGCCTCGGCTACTCGGACGGGTTCGACCGCGACTTCGGCAACCACGTCTCGGTGCGCATCGGTGACCGTCGGTTCCCGGTCGTGGGCCGCGTGGCCATGAACGCCGTGCACATCGACATCGGCGACGCGGACGTGCAGGTCGGCGACGAGGTCGTGCTCTGGGGCGACCCGGCCGACGGCGACCCCGCGGTCGAGGAGTGGGCCACCGCGATCGGCACCATCAACTACGAGGTGGTCGCCCGGGTCGGCCGCAGCGTCGAACGGAGGACGACGTGA
- a CDS encoding holo-ACP synthase, with the protein MIIGIGVDVVDTERFRSVLDRTPALRARLFTPAELLRDGEPRSVTSLAARFAAKEALIKAFGSSAGLSWQELEVVADDQRNPSLTLHEGAQRVADDRGVASVHLSLSHDGGIATAFVVIEGKGA; encoded by the coding sequence GTGATCATCGGCATCGGGGTCGACGTCGTCGACACGGAGCGGTTCCGGAGCGTGCTCGACCGCACCCCCGCGCTCCGGGCGCGGCTGTTCACCCCGGCCGAACTGCTGCGCGACGGTGAACCCCGGTCGGTGACCTCGCTGGCCGCGCGGTTCGCCGCCAAGGAAGCGCTCATCAAGGCCTTCGGGTCGAGCGCGGGGCTGAGCTGGCAGGAGCTCGAGGTCGTCGCGGACGACCAGCGGAACCCGTCGCTCACCCTGCACGAGGGCGCCCAGCGCGTCGCGGACGACCGGGGCGTCGCATCGGTGCACCTGTCGCTCTCGCACGACGGCGGGATCGCGACGGCGTTCGTCGTCATCGAAGGGAAGGGCGCATGA
- the glmS gene encoding glutamine--fructose-6-phosphate transaminase (isomerizing), producing MCGIVGYVGDKSSQEVLLGGLRRLEYRGYDSAGIAVVDGGHELASAKKAGKLQALVDDLAEHPIADGGTGIGHTRWATHGGPTDGNAHPHLADGGKLALIHNGIIENFAPLKDELLAEGVTFSSETDTEVAAHLVGRAFRETGDLTTAMQQVVQRLEGAFTLLVVHAEQPGVVVGARRNSPLVVGLGDGENFMGSDVAAFVAYTQRALAIGQDEIATIRPGGVEVIGFDGSPATPVEFEVTWDASAADKGGWSSFMAKEISEEPEAVAKTVLGRVHDGAVTLTDLDPIADRLQQVDRVIVIACGTAAYAGILGKYAIEQWARIPVEVELAHEFRYRSPVLDGRTLVVSISQSGETMDTLMAVKYAREQGAQVLSICNTQGATIPRESDAVIYTHAGPEVAVASTKAFIAQGVALYLLGLHLATLRGTLTTEEIAEQVAELEGLAPKLQQTIDDASGVAELAKWMADTRSVLFLGRHVGYPIALEGALKLKELAYIHAEGFAAGELKHGPIALIEPGQIVFVIVPSPRDPRSLHPKVVSNIQEIRARGARVIAIAEEGDAAVLPFADEVLRIPLATPLFEPLLAVAPLHMFGMELAAAKGLDVDQPRNLAKSVTVE from the coding sequence ATGTGTGGAATCGTGGGTTACGTCGGTGACAAGAGCAGCCAGGAGGTCCTCCTCGGTGGGCTGCGGCGGCTCGAGTACCGGGGCTACGACTCGGCGGGCATCGCCGTCGTCGACGGCGGGCACGAGCTCGCCTCGGCGAAGAAGGCCGGCAAGCTCCAGGCCCTGGTCGACGACCTGGCCGAGCACCCGATCGCCGACGGCGGAACGGGCATCGGCCACACCCGCTGGGCGACGCACGGCGGCCCCACCGACGGCAACGCGCACCCGCACCTGGCCGACGGCGGCAAGCTCGCCCTCATCCACAACGGCATCATCGAGAACTTCGCGCCGCTGAAGGACGAACTCCTCGCCGAGGGCGTGACCTTCAGCAGCGAGACCGACACCGAGGTCGCGGCACACCTGGTCGGCCGGGCGTTCCGCGAGACCGGCGACCTGACCACCGCGATGCAGCAGGTCGTGCAGCGACTCGAGGGCGCCTTCACGCTCCTCGTCGTGCACGCCGAGCAGCCGGGCGTCGTCGTCGGTGCCCGCCGCAACTCCCCGCTCGTGGTCGGCCTCGGCGACGGCGAGAACTTCATGGGCTCCGACGTGGCCGCGTTCGTCGCGTACACGCAGCGCGCGCTCGCGATCGGCCAGGACGAGATCGCCACGATCCGGCCCGGTGGGGTCGAGGTCATCGGCTTCGACGGCTCCCCGGCGACGCCCGTCGAGTTCGAGGTCACCTGGGACGCCAGCGCCGCCGACAAGGGCGGCTGGAGCTCGTTCATGGCGAAGGAGATCAGCGAGGAGCCCGAGGCCGTCGCCAAGACCGTCCTCGGCCGCGTCCACGACGGCGCCGTGACCCTCACCGACCTCGACCCGATCGCCGACCGCCTGCAGCAGGTGGACCGCGTCATCGTCATCGCCTGCGGGACCGCGGCCTACGCCGGCATCCTCGGCAAGTACGCGATCGAGCAGTGGGCCCGCATCCCGGTCGAGGTCGAGCTCGCGCACGAGTTCCGGTACCGCAGCCCCGTGCTCGACGGGCGCACGCTCGTGGTCTCGATCAGCCAGTCCGGCGAGACCATGGACACGCTCATGGCCGTCAAGTACGCCCGCGAGCAGGGCGCCCAGGTGCTCTCGATCTGCAACACCCAGGGCGCGACCATCCCGCGCGAGTCCGACGCCGTGATCTACACGCACGCCGGTCCCGAGGTCGCGGTCGCGTCGACCAAGGCCTTCATCGCCCAGGGCGTCGCGCTGTACCTGCTCGGGCTGCACCTCGCGACCCTGCGCGGGACGCTCACCACCGAGGAGATCGCCGAGCAGGTCGCCGAGCTCGAGGGCCTCGCGCCGAAGCTCCAGCAGACCATCGACGACGCGTCCGGGGTCGCCGAGCTGGCGAAGTGGATGGCGGACACCCGCAGCGTGCTGTTCCTCGGTCGCCACGTCGGCTACCCGATCGCGCTCGAGGGTGCGCTCAAGCTCAAGGAGCTCGCGTACATCCACGCCGAGGGCTTCGCTGCGGGCGAGCTCAAGCACGGGCCGATCGCCCTGATCGAGCCCGGCCAGATCGTCTTCGTCATCGTGCCGTCGCCGCGCGACCCGCGCTCGCTGCACCCCAAGGTCGTCTCGAACATCCAGGAGATCCGCGCCCGCGGTGCCCGGGTGATCGCGATCGCCGAGGAAGGCGACGCCGCGGTGCTGCCCTTCGCCGACGAGGTCCTGCGCATCCCGCTCGCGACGCCGCTGTTCGAGCCGCTGCTCGCCGTGGCGCCGCTGCACATGTTCGGCATGGAGCTCGCCGCGGCCAAGGGACTCGACGTCGACCAGCCGCGGAACCTCGCGAAGTCGGTCACCGTCGAGTAG
- a CDS encoding glutathione peroxidase — MGRFDDIAITTLQGEQTTFGQFSDRAVLVVNVASRCGLAPQYEQLEALQETYGPRGFTVLGFPSNQFLQELGSSEAIEEYCSTTWGVTFPMSEKVKVNGKGAHPLYQALKETPDASGKAGRVAWNFEKFLVAPDGTVTRFRPTTKPDAPEVVAAIEAALPA, encoded by the coding sequence ATGGGCCGCTTCGACGACATCGCGATCACCACACTGCAGGGCGAGCAGACCACCTTCGGACAGTTCTCCGACCGGGCGGTGCTCGTCGTGAACGTCGCCTCGCGCTGCGGGCTGGCACCCCAGTACGAGCAGCTCGAGGCGCTCCAGGAGACCTACGGCCCGCGGGGCTTCACGGTGCTCGGCTTCCCGAGCAACCAGTTCCTGCAGGAGCTCGGCTCGTCCGAGGCGATCGAGGAGTACTGCTCCACCACGTGGGGCGTGACCTTCCCGATGTCCGAGAAGGTCAAGGTCAACGGCAAGGGTGCCCACCCGCTCTACCAGGCCCTCAAGGAGACCCCGGACGCCTCCGGCAAGGCCGGCCGCGTTGCGTGGAACTTCGAGAAGTTCCTCGTCGCCCCCGACGGCACCGTCACCCGCTTCCGTCCGACGACGAAGCCCGACGCCCCCGAGGTCGTCGCCGCCATCGAGGCGGCGCTCCCCGCCTGA
- the coaA gene encoding type I pantothenate kinase, protein MPITEATVAHPTPFVEIPRAEWSQLAPREHLSLTETEVVQLRGLGDRLDMQEVQEVYLPLSRLLTLYAAGARDLHAETSRFLGERAGRTPFVIGVAGSVAVGKSTVARLLRELTKRWPDTPRVELVTTDGFLYPNAELERRGIMDRKGFPESYDRRALLRFVSQVKSGATEVRAPYYSHLVYDIVPDAEIVVRQPDVLIVEGLNVLAPPVHGRLALSDLFDFTIYVDAKTKDIESWYVDRFLALQQEAFASPDSFFHRFASLSREDAVDTATKVWRAINEPNLLENVLPTRSRATLVLKKGANHKVHSVLLRKI, encoded by the coding sequence ATGCCGATCACGGAAGCCACCGTCGCGCACCCGACCCCGTTCGTGGAGATCCCGCGCGCGGAGTGGTCGCAGCTCGCGCCGAGGGAGCACCTGTCGCTCACCGAGACCGAGGTCGTGCAGCTGCGCGGCCTGGGCGACCGGCTCGACATGCAGGAGGTGCAGGAGGTCTACCTCCCGCTGTCCCGCCTGCTGACGCTGTACGCCGCCGGTGCCCGCGACCTGCACGCCGAGACGAGCCGGTTCCTCGGCGAACGCGCCGGGCGCACGCCGTTCGTCATCGGCGTCGCCGGGTCCGTGGCGGTCGGCAAGTCCACCGTCGCCCGCCTCCTCCGCGAGCTGACGAAGCGCTGGCCGGACACCCCGCGCGTCGAGCTCGTGACCACCGACGGCTTCCTGTACCCGAACGCCGAGCTCGAGCGTCGCGGGATCATGGACCGCAAGGGCTTCCCGGAGTCCTACGACCGACGGGCGCTGCTGCGGTTCGTCAGCCAGGTGAAGAGCGGCGCGACCGAGGTGCGGGCGCCGTACTACTCGCACCTGGTCTACGACATCGTCCCGGACGCCGAGATCGTGGTGCGGCAGCCCGACGTGCTCATCGTCGAGGGGCTCAACGTGCTCGCGCCGCCGGTGCACGGTCGTCTGGCGCTGTCCGACCTGTTCGACTTCACGATCTACGTCGACGCGAAGACGAAGGACATCGAGTCCTGGTACGTCGACCGCTTCCTGGCCCTGCAGCAGGAGGCGTTCGCGAGCCCGGACTCCTTCTTCCACCGGTTCGCGTCGTTGTCCCGCGAGGACGCGGTCGACACCGCGACGAAGGTGTGGCGGGCGATCAACGAGCCGAACCTGCTCGAGAACGTGCTGCCCACGCGCTCCCGGGCGACCCTCGTGCTCAAGAAGGGCGCGAACCACAAGGTGCACTCGGTGCTGCTCCGCAAGATCTAG
- the glmM gene encoding phosphoglucosamine mutase, with protein MPRLFGTDGVRGLANGELTAALALGLAQASAAVLTHGHHADARRASGRPRPRAVLARDPRVSGEFLGAAVAAGLASAGVDVLDAGVIPTPAAAFLVADIDADFGVMISASHNPAPDNGIKFFATGGRKLPDEVEDRIEAAMHDQSAPTPTGADVGRITRFADAEDRYVVHLLGTLPHRLDGIHVVLDCANGAAAGVSPEVFVNAGARVTLIGADPDGMNINDGVGSTHIDNLAAAVLAAGADVGIAHDGDADRCLAVDAAGNAIDGDQIMAILALSMQERGMLVDDTLVATVMSNLGLKRAMADAGITVLETGVGDRYVLERMTEGGYSLGGEQSGHIIFSDYATTGDGVLTGLHLVAEMARTGKTLQELASCMTVFPQVLLNVKGVDRHGLDDQGVQDAVAAATAALGDAGRVLLRPSGTEPVVRVMVEAASQDEAQRVAEELAAVVRSRLTLDAAA; from the coding sequence ATGCCGCGTCTGTTCGGTACCGACGGTGTTCGTGGACTCGCCAACGGCGAGCTGACGGCCGCGCTGGCTCTGGGTCTCGCCCAGGCCAGCGCGGCCGTGCTCACGCACGGACACCATGCGGACGCCCGTCGGGCGTCCGGTCGACCGCGTCCCCGCGCGGTCCTGGCGCGCGACCCGCGCGTCTCCGGCGAGTTCCTCGGTGCCGCGGTCGCGGCCGGGCTCGCCTCCGCCGGCGTCGACGTGCTCGACGCCGGGGTCATCCCCACCCCCGCTGCCGCGTTCCTCGTCGCGGACATCGACGCCGACTTCGGCGTGATGATCTCCGCGTCGCACAACCCGGCGCCCGACAACGGGATCAAGTTCTTCGCCACGGGCGGCCGCAAGCTGCCGGACGAGGTCGAGGACCGCATCGAAGCGGCCATGCACGACCAGTCCGCTCCGACGCCCACCGGCGCCGACGTCGGCCGGATCACCCGGTTCGCCGACGCCGAGGACCGCTACGTCGTGCACCTGCTCGGCACGCTCCCGCACCGGCTCGACGGCATCCACGTCGTGCTCGACTGCGCGAACGGTGCCGCGGCCGGCGTCTCGCCCGAGGTGTTCGTCAACGCCGGGGCCCGGGTCACCCTGATCGGTGCCGACCCGGACGGCATGAACATCAACGACGGTGTCGGGTCGACGCACATCGACAACCTCGCCGCCGCGGTGCTCGCGGCCGGTGCGGACGTCGGCATCGCGCACGACGGCGACGCTGACCGGTGCCTCGCGGTGGACGCCGCCGGCAACGCGATCGACGGCGACCAGATCATGGCGATCCTCGCGCTGTCGATGCAGGAGCGCGGCATGCTCGTCGACGACACGCTCGTCGCGACCGTGATGTCGAACCTCGGGCTCAAGCGCGCCATGGCGGACGCGGGCATCACGGTGCTCGAGACCGGTGTCGGCGACCGCTACGTGCTCGAGCGGATGACCGAGGGCGGCTACTCGCTCGGTGGCGAGCAGTCCGGTCACATCATCTTCAGCGACTACGCGACCACGGGTGACGGCGTCCTCACGGGCCTGCACCTGGTGGCCGAGATGGCACGCACGGGCAAGACCCTGCAGGAGCTCGCGTCGTGCATGACCGTGTTCCCGCAGGTGCTGCTCAACGTGAAGGGCGTCGACCGGCACGGGCTCGACGACCAGGGCGTGCAGGACGCGGTCGCCGCGGCCACCGCTGCGCTCGGGGACGCCGGGCGTGTGCTGCTCCGGCCGTCGGGCACGGAGCCCGTCGTGCGCGTGATGGTCGAGGCGGCTTCGCAGGACGAGGCCCAGCGCGTCGCCGAGGAGCTCGCGGCGGTCGTGCGTTCGCGGCTCACGCTCGACGCGGCGGCGTAG